The window CTTAAGGCTCCTTAATAAGTGGGGGTTGATTCTGTGCCAGTACCATATAGTTAAAgatgtaaattaaaatattttaaaattgctgaatatggaaatgtttgtattgGACTGTGTGTCACAGCACATACTACAgcccccacaaacacaaatatgatGCCATTATCAAATAAGCTACTTCAATAGAAGCAGTAACATTGTTCTGCTGAATGACTCACTGTAATTGCATTTAATTAGTTTCAAATACATTGATATGTATTATTGCGCTCATAAAAATGacactgtgaaaaaaacaagaaaacaaggtCACAGTCATTTTTATTGGAGCATCTAAAAATGTCAATTGATTTAACTTTGGGGTGCAACTATCAGCAATTTATTTCTATCAGAATAAATCATGAtacttaataaaatgtttttttggttgttgtttttttaacccaaCAACAAACAATACAGTAATTGACCCATTCCTAGTTTCCAAAATATATAAGTGTTGTGAAATAAGAAgaaattctacttttttattttgtaaataaagtaggcatttttgtcattttcactgtgtctttaacttttattctttagagactttttaaattatttccaacattactggacttatttcagaaatatttggttttatttagtttgtaaacagATAGCCCTAATTTCTACTGACACGTAACAGAAAACCTGACTTTTTGATCTGTAGATACTTTGGTGCCTATGCACACTTTTTTCTCATGGTGCTTAAACACCTTTGCAAAGTACTGGACATTTCCTACTAGTTAGTTATCCAGTCCTTAAGTTTAACTTTACTCGTTTAAAGTCCAGCCTTACAAACCCTGAGATTAAACTTTAGAGTTCGCTGATACATATTGAGAGGATGCAATTTATCCCCTCAGCTCACACTGTGACATTCAGCTCTGTCCCTGTTTGCTCTACATAGAAAAGAAGAGGAGCTGGACTCTAAAGATGCCATCATCCTCCACCAGTTCTCCCGGCCCAAATCCGGGGCCCCTTCCCTCTCCCCCTTCTGCCTTAAACTGGAGACCTACCTCCGTATGGCCGACCTGCCCTACCAGGTGTGatcagtaaaaataataatcataaaacaGGAACGatgttaaaaaaatcagagCTCTCCTTCTTGAACTAGGGCTAACTATTTCTGCTTTGACTGTTACCACCTGCCCTCCACCCTTGTCTGCTCTGTCAACGTTCTAATCTCCCTGAATCGCGTCGGATCTCCTCCAGAACTACTTTGACGGGAGGCTGTCGCCGCAGGGAAAGATGCCGTGGATCGAGTACAACCAGGAGCAGGTCTACGGCACCGAGTTCATCGTCGAGTTTCTGGAGGAGAGGCTGGGCGTGAGCCTGAACAAGAGCCTGACGCCGCACGAGAGGGCCTTGTCTCGCGCCATCACCAAAATGGTGGAAGAACACTTTTACTGGTGAGAATGGATCTCAACATTAGTCATTCCAGTagaagttttcatgttttgacaCCTTACTGCTCCGAGGGGCATTGCTTGGCACATGAAGTCTTAATGAAAAGCGACGACGTTTCTGGTCAGAAAGTGGTAAAATGTCCAAAGAACTAGATGCTCCTTTAGTCTTTGCCCCAAAGGCAGAATgaccttaaatgttttctcgTTGCTGATCAAAGGTGCCTGTTTGTGTCCCAGGACTATGGCTTACTGCCAGTGGGTGGACAACCTGGAGGAGACTCAGAAGATGCTGTCGGTGAGCGGACCATTGAGCGACCTGCTCAAGTGGATCCTGAGTCACCTGACGGGCGGGATCGTTAAGAGGGAAATGTACGGCCACGGGATTGGACGGTTCTCTAAGGAGGAGGTCTACAGCCTCATGGAGAAGGACATGCGAACCTTGGCCACCTTGCTAGGTAACATTTTGATTATCAGATGGTTTCTATTAACAGACTTTACATCTCAGATctaacttattttaaaagcacTCGGTTCGTTGTGCAACAAGGTAATTGAGATGGTAACTCAAACAGCTCAACACTGACCTCTGGtggcattttcattttttttgtttgttttgtttgtggtcTGATGTTCAATCAGTGTGTTTGTTTGGATGTGATCTGGAGTCCCTGTCAGATATAACATCTGCTGAGCATCACCACAGCTGCTTATCCACATATAAATCCAAATGGCAATGATCTAAAGCCTCTCtgcattttattgttaatttggTGGTGACATATTTCCCTCTGTTTGCCCCACTTAGGTGATAAGAAGTACATCATGGGCTCCAAGCTTTCAGCAATAGATGCTACAGTGTTTGGCCACCTGGCTCCGGCCATGTGGACTCTACCAGGATCCCGACCGGAGCAGCTCATCAAAGGTGAGGttacaagaagaagaaatgcatattttcttactaaatacaacaaaaatcttCTCTTGAGTAAACTAATGAATAAATGTGACTTAACACTGCACAATTGGACAACAAAATTAGAAGTGCAGtcacaacaataaaaagaaaaacggcaCATTTCATATCTTAAAACCGTATAAGCAGtggtaataaataaatgctcCTTAAATAGCACAATAAGTGGTAATAAAGTGGCATAAAGTGCTTCAGTAAGAAGTTGCTTGTGCATTTGCGTTACTGTTCAGTGGTTTCACAGCCCATAGAAGAAGGATGTTATCAGTGTGTTTGTTCTGCTTCTTGTCCTCTAACGGCACCATCGAGAGGGCAAACAGCATGTCCTCAACAAACATCGTATCAGAGTTACCAGTTGATGCATCGGCGCGTATCGCCAACAACAAAATCCAATGTAATGCAGGGCAAAAATGTAAATGGAAGTGGTGAAACAATCTAGTTGCTGGAGTAATTTCCTCCGAAAAGAAAGGACAAGACAGAAACCGGTGACAGCAAAGTCAGAGGTGCAGCAGGTACTTATGGCAAACTGCTGTTTGTCTTCTACACGTCACAGCAGCCTTTTAAATTCTCCACTCATAAACTGAGCGCTAAGATTGCGAAActgaagtttttttcttctgaagagAGCATGCAGGCTAAAATCTAAAATCTCTTAAAACTTGATAGTAGAATCTTTTACAGTCTGATTAAATCAAACTTAAGCAGAGTGAAACATTGCGGTAGCTGTGTGAGATTTGTTTCAATATGATTTGCcttaaaaggtaaaaatgtcttgaaatAATTTCTCTGCATTATGCTCTTTAAAGCCTTACAACGCTTGTAAGACCGGTCAAACAAATGCAGTTTTCCCTCAAGCTGTTCCGGAGGAAAAGCTGTAAATCAATGATTGATTTTTCTCGTCTCACTGAGCTCTTTGTCCCTCACAGGCGAGCTCATCAACCTGGCCATGTACTGCGAGCGCATCCGCCGGCGCTTCTGGCCCGAGTGGTTCGTGGACCTGGAGGACTTCCGCTACGACCTGGCCACTGAGCTCAGCGACACGCCATCCAAGCTCCCAGACCTGGGCCTCTACTCTCGCACAGACACTTCCCAGGAGACGATTTACTCGCACACTTCTCCGCTTTCCCACCTCTCCCACCTTTCGCACACTCCCACTCCACAGGAGCCCCCGTCGCCCGTCAGCGACCCCACGGGCCACTCTCTCTACGACTCCGACATGGACACCGAGTGCTCTGAAATAGACCAGCTCAAGTGTTGACAAAACACGACACACACTCATAGGTACGCACACCCACAGGGGGGAGCTAGAGCTCACCTACCTCTTTGAACATTTAATAGCTGTAGATTCCTTGTGTTGGTACAGATCTACAGAGCAGAAAGAGGTGTCCCTGCAAATCTCCAGTGGAGGAAGAAAGTAgccaacaaaaaaagcaacaggtTGCAAAGTTAAAAGGAGTAAATGACGCGGCTGCTGCTGATAGATTCCTCCAGGTTCTCCACGTCGTCGGCAGGCAAAACCCTTTTACATACTTGGCATCTTGGTGATCATGGCAGCTACGTGTGCGCGCGCCCACTGTTTTTCCTCGTAGCAACGTGCGCCACCATTCCGCCGTGTGCGTGTTTTCCACTGACTGGTCCTTGAACGCCTCTCGGTGAAGTTACGTCAACACCTGCAGCTACGCCAGACTGAATCCAAGCCGttcaatgtaaatatttctaGGAATCAAAGTAAATTAATGGATAGGATACGGAATTATATTATGCATATAAAGTGTgtagaaaatctgaaaaccGAAACTTATGTCCTTTGTTatataatgtaaatattgttaGTGTTTCTCCTTTAAAGTCCAGTTTATGGTGGTCCTCGATCAGCAAGAAGACCCCTGAAAACTTCTGTCCTGTGTCCCATCTGCTTTCGCCACATGGATCTAAGTAATACCTGCAGTCACATCTAGAAGTGTAGAATGTATCCAACATAGGAATTTAAAATCTGTGCAAATGCCATCTATCGTTTCTGTACATCTTGTTTCCAAAGAGCCAGACTGacttattatttttcaaagtggttTCGATCAATGCCTGACAAATCAGTTTCCTTTCAAAGCCACTTAACTTTGTGCTATGCTTCATTAAggcataaaacaaacaatgttcAGGATTTACACACAGGcttaaaatttattaaacttatttttacttattttaggacttttgctgcatgtctttgcCTTTCTCAGTCTGCCAACTTGTTGTCTGGTGACTGTCAATAAAGGCCTCTAGTGccaaagaaaaatcttaaaaacaacaaaaaaaaacatacagtttgTTCCAATTTTATCACCCGAATCTTTGAAAACCAGAGAAAAGCTGCATAAAtctaaagcacattttaaaagtctttCATTATTTCTTCATCATTTGAAGAAGTCATGATGGAGACCACGTtgaaagatgacagaaaaaagtCTGGCTCTTTATTGCTGACAAATCATTAGCAAAATGATGAacagttttatacttttacacattgtgtttttactttGGCCACAGCTTTGCCTAAAAGAAATATCTAAGATGCATTCAAGCATCAAGAGCACGTTACACaatctcttaaaaaaaagacaaaattatcaCATATTGAATTAAAGCGCATGGCTGGTACGTGCCCACAAAACTATGCCTTTAGGCTTCCTTTCATTTAGTCATAGATTGCCTGGTTAAGTCTGATGTTGtgttgctttattattttttttagctacagAGAGACAAAAGCCCCAGCTGGTTTATGGTGTTGTTTTGGATCTGCAGCAGGAAGGTGTAGGGTTTATGTGTGTTTGTCACTCAACAAATGCTCACAGTGCAGCAGCAGGGGCGTCTGAAAAGCTGCTTGAGGTGGAAAGTGTTCACGTTTCTATCCAATATTGggttcactttgttttattgccaTGCGCGTTTCAATGGTGATACGTTGCTTCAGCTTCAGCAGATGTGCACTTTATTCATTGTCCCTggggcaaaagaaaaaagaaaaactttgcagAAACAGCTTTTGCTGCCATCGAAGCTGCCAGTCTTTCTCCATCAGCTTGGCACATCTAAAGATTGGAGATTTCTGACCattgttctttgcaaaatagctcaagctcttATTGCATGGCTAATTGTATctacagattctcccacctgagatTTGAAAAATCTGAGCCTCCTCCAGAGTTATCTCTCTTGGCTACTGGTCTTGGTGGATTTGAAGTTGCGTCATGATGTTTTCATTCTGTGAGATGTTGAAAGCTCGGGATACTGTTTTCTAACCTAACCCCGCTTTAGACATCTCTGCGACTTCCTCCATGACTTGccttgctgtgttccttggtcctCATCATGCCGTTTGTTCACTAATGCTCTGGcaaaacctctgaggcctttgtagaacagctggatttggttaaatgacacacaaagaCTTCTGCTGTTAGATgcactgggttttttttttttcaaggctATCCACACCACACATTCCAGATATTGACTTGTTAAAGTTAAAGCACtactttttgttgttctgtcacTTAAATCCCAACAGCATGCACTGAGGTTTGTAGACAAACacgacaaaatgtgaaaaggttcttGCTGCATTTTGCAAGGCAAGAAAAAACTACAGAATTGCTGGACTAATATCAAAGAAGACAGGAATGCCTTCACGAGTTACTGTATGGGAGAGACCTTGAAGTAGAAGTTTAGTGATGtaattaaagtaataaaaaatgcaaactttttgtttttatgcttcaTCTTAATATTTTTCTCCTGCATGATATTGCCTTTTGGCTCTACAAAGTTCAGGTTTGCTCTATTGTTTACAACAGGGCCAATatatgctttaaatatttttatattagttctttttatatttgttgaatatatttagattattttaccAATGCTggtttatttaatgtaattgtttcgttcttgtttttatgtgcTCATATTTTGACAGTGTTTCTTATGTTTACATGTTGCTCTCAGAATAATACGTTGAGCTGTGTATCTGTGCAATAATGTACATTCTCTTTTGACctgcagacataaaaaaaacccaaactgggCAAATATTTTCATGCTTCCCACGTTTTGCCATGACTGCATGCTCGATCCAGTTTTCGGGTGATTCTCTGTAAGTGCTGCATGAAGTTCAAactttcttcttcctttcaGGACGACGGGAGGTTTCCCTCGCCACACGACCAAACTGCAGAAACGCCGGCTTAACTCTCGTGTATGGTCGCTCCCCCTGCCTACCCCCCCCAGACATTTTCGGCTTGTAGACTCTAGGTGCTGCCTCACATCGTCTCTCCGTGTTTGTGCAACAAACTTGTGAAATATCATCTGGCTGTAAATAAGagagagttaaaaaaataaaataaaaaatctaattaaaacgCCAACATGGCCTACGAGAAAATGCTGTGCAAGATTTTCAGAATGTACCACAACTGGAGATAAACGGCTGTATGGAAATTGATTCatttcaatatttcattaaaaatagctgtgattttttttttttttgcctttggtGTGTCCTTGTTATTTACTGGCTTGGTGTTGATTAATATTCCAGAGAAGCGTCacctgcagtaaaaaaaaaaaaaaaaaaggaatgtatGCATCACTTTTAGCCAAGGTTTTGAGGTGTTTCTCTCTggtacagccctgaaaacacTATTTACACCCTCAAAGAAATTtctgggggggtttttttcttctttgtgttgaaaatgtttcacatcataTTTGTGAATTATCTCCTATGCGTTTTGGTTATGCAGCAGGATAATGATCCAGAGCAAACCAGCAACTCCCCCCTCtgaatgactaaaaaaaaaagcaagattttggagtggcctagttaaagttaAAGGCTAAACTTCAGTCTTATTAAAATGCTGTGGTGAACAGATACTCAAGTGATCTTGCAGTGGGCCAATATTCCTCTATTGCCAGTTTTCACAGATGCTTTTTGACATCTGACACCAGCAGTTATCAGTTGTAGGGgttgattatttttcacatgGTGCCAGATTGTTGTGGATACATATAACCTCTATTAATTAAACTTCATATTTATTCAGGTTGTTATTTTCTAATATAAACTTTTTTggttgatctgaaacatttagatttgacaaaaaaaccctgaataAACCTGTAAgagggcaaacactttttcgtGTCACCTTATACTTCTGTCCGTTAATCTTGCCCGACTGTGTTTGCCCTGTGACGGTGCTAAGCCTGTCCAATGTTGCTGACGGATTAACTCTTTGCCCTTATCTTTGTCCAGGAGCTCcagagaaacagacaaaaaggaGCACAGAATGTGAAAAAAGCAAGTTGTGGAGGCACAGCAAGGAGCAAGAGAAAAACGGCAGCAAACAAATGAGCGATGTTTGATGGCTCTGGCCCATCATGCAGGTATtgtgcaaaaaggaaaaaaaaaaaaactggaatccCAGCAAAGTCTGCTTTACAGAGGCAGGAGAAAACAAACGAGGACTGACAACAATACTGAAGCATCTCCGTTCAAACGAGATACACAGTGTGAGAGGTGGCagctgtgtgtgcgtgtgtgtgtcggggtgtgtgtgcagtATGAATAATGCAGGAGATGCCTGTAGGAGCGTGAGGGCCGGGAGGAGGGCAGATGGCCGTCGGATGATAAGGCAGGATTCAGGCAGCGGGGTCCTCCAGAGAGCTGGATTCAGACCTGCCTCGAAATATACACACACCCTTACACAAAGAAACAACTAACACAACCCCACAAGTATTCAcatccttctttttttattcctgaaATGTACTTTCTTTTGCCATGTGATCAAAACattgttcagattttttaatgaaaggcTTAGCATTCATTTTCTAGCTGAGAAAACTACCAAAATCTGGATGTTTGGAGAAGGGCAGCTAAATGAACCCATTTTTAGATTTCAACCTGCTTATTAGTTTAAACTGAGTAAAATAAGATGaccaaagttttatttgaactcCAAACTTCACTAAATCAGAACATAATCTGAGAACATGAAGCAACACAATTAATTTATGATAATTGACATAGCTGGCACTattatattacattaaaaaactCTTAGTTTAATGGAACCAGTATATCCAAATATGTTAAGTAACTAACAATGTATTTCAGGGTTCTCTTTAGGTACTATAGTAAACAATTTACTAATTCAGGTTCAATTTTacacaaatgtaattttaaaacataaacttatgCATGACAGTGTACCAGTTCAAgaatgaaaacctaaaattcagtttctcagaacaATTGAATGTTACAGAAgcccaataaataaaacttttattacatAAATGTGTAGTAATGATAAGAAAGTCTGCTGACAGTCGTCCAGCAGACTCTCACTGACAAATCAGAGCTACGGAAGGTGGATGTTCGCAGAATGCTGCATCCaacatattaatggaaagttgagtggaaggaaaagtggGATAGAACAATACGcacaagcagcagaaataaCCACAGCATTGAAAGGGTTGTGAAGAAAGTGCAATTCCGGTTTTCTAAGAGATTCTAAGAGGTGTGGAGTGCAGCTGATGTATTCAGGACATTGGATACAACTGTTGTATTCTCATGTGTTAAGTCACAGGGCAATAGAACATTGGAATCCCTGTGGGCAGTTAAAGCTCCTTCTCAAGTCAAGTCTCATTCTATGACTGAGTGTCTGATTCGGTTCTGGCCAAGGTGGATGTGTCTCCATTGAGACTGTATTCCTCACTATGTGGGCGTGAACACAGGTGGGGTCGAGGGCAGGATGTGAGCACTCACATGTTGTAATCGACACAGAGATGATTTTACTGCGTGTGCACCCTTGGGCAGCCAGTTTCTCCAAAATCTCTCTGTATGTTTGTTGGTTACGGACTGCAATCTCCGGTTAACGCTACACGGACTCGCCTACCGCAATTGATACAAAGGTTTGAACAACATCTCCATCTCCCCAACTACTGCAGTCTCATCCCGGATTCCTTGGGCCAATCAACGAATGCCAAACAATTTGAGTATAGGTCTGGTTTGTATCATCCCTGAGGtgatttcagaaaaaatgtgaaggaaTCCCATAGGATCTGCAAAAGCAGACAAATTGGTGGAAACTGAAAGAACCAGATAAAGCCACACCTGTGGCTAGAGAAAAAGTACTGGGCTGTTTCTCAGTGACCCAAAGTCCTTGTTTCAGAAGATAAATGTATCATCTCATTTGAAAATGAAGGTCTcaagagtctggaggaagagaggaTAGGCATAAAAACCAAGAAGCTTGAAGTTCAGCATAAAGTCACAGATGATTTTAGAAGCCATGTTATTCGCTGCTGTTGAACAactgtgttttatcaagtccaaagtcaCTGAAGCCATCTAGCAGGGAATTTCAGAGCACTCCATGCTTCCCTCTCCTGacaagctttatggagatgctgatttcatttccCAGCAGGACTTGACACCCGTCCACTCTGAAAAAGTACCACCCCCTACCTCAGTGACCTTGGTGTCATTGTGCTTGATTGGCCATCACACTTGTCTCATCTAAACCCCATAGAGAATCTATGGGACATTATGAAGAGTCAGATGAGAAACACCAGACCAAGCAGTGCAGATAAGCTTCTTGAACACCTTAACAGAACCACTGGCTGATCAAGGGATccagttttttcttccaaagaagCTACAACCAAGTATGAAGTACATGTCTGCTTACTTTATATTGTGCCTGCATTTCTGTGTTAATTAGTATTTCTAATTGCtttacataatatatttttctgaGTAACGCAGTTTTGGATTTAAAGCAGCAATGAgtcataataaagaaaaataaataacctttaattgacttataaaaataaatgaacccTTTGATTATATATATTACCTTAATATATACCTTTAGGACTATGCTGCTGCATTTATGTAAACCTTAAAACTGTCATGGAAGCTTGATGACCCTGAAATTTCTGTCTTTGCTGCACTTCCCCAGTAAGAAATCTTCGGGAGTATTGAAAACCTCACCACCAGATTCATCACTGCGTTGTGGTGAGGAAGACATGGGTCTTTATCTGGAATATTTATCCAACATTATTCTGTGTTCTCGTTTCTTTCTCCTTTTGactaataaatgaataaaatccaaGCAGCCATTAACCTCGCATTGAACTCTGAGAGACTCTGTATCTCGTTCATGATGATTGATAGAGTCTTAGCTGTGTTTGACCACTAGGTGACAGCAGCGAGCTGCAATAAAGTCAGTCTTTGCCCAGCCACGTTATAAAACCCTCTGTTAGGTTGACAAAACGTAACTAAAAACCGTAAAGGACGAGATCTAAATGAATCCCAAATGTAAATCACAGTCAGCTGTATTTTCATTATTGTAATTATTCATTTAGTTTTGAACGCTCCAAAAATGCTGAAGCCAGATAAGGCGCAGAGTGACGGAAAAATAACCCAagatgtaataataataataataataataataataataataataataataataataataataataataataaaacaaaaaaatttttcgGGATATTTCAACAATAAATTGCGTCATCGTAAAAACAAGTTTGCACCTGTTTTGCGTTTTCATCTCACATTTATGTGCATCAGCAGGATAAAACGTGCAGCTTGGCTTTAGGACGGAGGACTGCCAATAAAGGGAGATTTAATTGTTAAGAcgttaaacaaataaatacactttgcaccatctcatgctccAACTGCTCACCTGTGACTATCTTAATGACATCCCGGTCTGAGCATTATTATGAATTactagtaaaaacattttactcccagaaactgtaaaaaatcaTCTCGCCGTCACTATCGAATAATTTCCCAATTATTCTGACCATTGGTGTATATTTCAGATGCAGGTGATTGAGTGTGGCTATCTCTCCGCACAGCAGTATCAGTGCCCACATCTGCAAAGCAGCTGAAGGACACTTCCAAGCAACCGAGACGAAGCGATAAAGTCCGTAATTAAAATGCAAAGGCCagaatagataaaaaaaaaaaaagaagaaaaagaaaagaagcagctTTTTGCATGTGTTTCCCCCTCCTTTTCCTGCCTTGGAGCTCAATAAATATGGAGCAAGACTGCAGGGTTGTAGAAAACCAGTACgatttaatgacaaaaaagcagATAGAAATTGTGCAATTGTTGATTTCATTTCCCTCTTTGCTGGATCACAGATTTCAGGTcgataaatttttattttggttttattgattttttttttcctcccctccctctcttttACACCAGAAACTCAAACTCATCTGAAGGATTATAActgttatctaaaaaaaaaaagtctgttattgtttgtttgaCAATAagcaacatatatatatatatatatatatatatatatatatatatatatatatatatatatatatatatatatatatatatatatatatatatatattttaatctgtGCGTATTGCAGATTAATATTTCACATAttgttatttttccctttgacTGACAAGAGAAAAAATGACTTAGAAATTGACATTACAATTATTTATGATAACCAAATAATAATTTCTCTGCAGCCGTCATCGTTCCTTCATTGTATTTGAGTCTCTGATGTTCAAGATTTGAATCAAAATATGTCAGAGATTTGATCTCCGACTTCTGCAGGATTTCCCCACAGAAACGACTTACATATCAGATCATAATCACAGGATTAAGGTGGCACAAGAACAcgtgtctgtgtttgtgctttGGCACAGTTTGACATggaaaacaaacccaaaacaaaaacacagttaacAAACAAAGTAAAGccatacatatgtttttttttttaataataataatttaaaaaaaaccacagtCTTCTCATCTGACGGGATCAGGGTCACTTTAAATAGGTCCCCCGTTCTTTTTACTTAAAGGAAGCAAGGCCAAAGTAAACTGGATCCCTCTGAAGGCTCCAGTCGGACAGTCTCGGTCTGTTTCGTCACAGCGTTTTGGGGAAACGTACAGAAATAACcaacagcaaaaacacagtGTAAACGGACGCACAGAAAGGAAATCACGAGTTAACCAATacatgtattattattattattattattattattattattattattattattattattatatcaacaatattttttctacattttcaacatttataaatTGACATATTATTTTAACGAGACATTATAAATAAGaacataaatgaaataataataataataataataataataataataataataataataataataataaacggTTGGCTGGTATTGTGGGCTACAGCATTTGTCTGCCATTTCAGCCCTGTCTTTTACCACAAGCTGCAGGATCCCTGTCGCTTTTGTTATGATGGAAAGATGGCGTTTATTTACCCACACCGACTGCAGCCTGCTCCTATAGTTTTCC is drawn from Xiphophorus hellerii strain 12219 chromosome 15, Xiphophorus_hellerii-4.1, whole genome shotgun sequence and contains these coding sequences:
- the faxca gene encoding failed axon connections homolog — translated: MYWRVVGFAWTGSCAVDLGRNRSFDEQLSLYGYIVAHPLQDHGGMMSALGSDSWWRKTLYVTGGALLAAAAYLLHELLTIRKEEELDSKDAIILHQFSRPKSGAPSLSPFCLKLETYLRMADLPYQNYFDGRLSPQGKMPWIEYNQEQVYGTEFIVEFLEERLGVSLNKSLTPHERALSRAITKMVEEHFYWTMAYCQWVDNLEETQKMLSVSGPLSDLLKWILSHLTGGIVKREMYGHGIGRFSKEEVYSLMEKDMRTLATLLGDKKYIMGSKLSAIDATVFGHLAPAMWTLPGSRPEQLIKGELINLAMYCERIRRRFWPEWFVDLEDFRYDLATELSDTPSKLPDLGLYSRTDTSQETIYSHTSPLSHLSHLSHTPTPQEPPSPVSDPTGHSLYDSDMDTECSEIDQLKC